Proteins from a genomic interval of Oncorhynchus clarkii lewisi isolate Uvic-CL-2024 chromosome 15, UVic_Ocla_1.0, whole genome shotgun sequence:
- the LOC139366867 gene encoding cysteine/serine-rich nuclear protein 1b, which yields MLARAMSGLLKRKFEEVYDEDQCYSSSSSLSSSAYSGWDSEGESCYSDTLDSTPSNPGSPDTHCNTKSILKKANRERLVRGNVTFDMVTVFVFPRCQGFSSVPSRGGCSLGMMQRHSAFRRYTLDEYAVAQHILRREKLLDRLREEKLDALKQKLTKGGTVESEEADCLTIEDIPEDEMDISSCNLDDGSFLHPYPSKRRHALLKAAGVKVEKEEKRQLQQLRVSREDCGCDCQGFCEPETCACSLAGIKCQMDHSSFPCGCTKDGCGNQEGRKEFNSSRVQTHYIHTIMKLELEKRLEETSGPEEEDPGETTFYFSSELASVGENSCSSDMTDSSASSGGSEDSEEGAELGREDDVDENGLSRILSDNDYNVNNYVVNDNRCCPEQWLQQQQQASSMTTTTRMLGGFSTADFPEENDNLEVHTDNRAMAISLLDDNANQGNGLFHHSSCRISNPPSPSVDCPNTPSPSVDGTAASYMDLSLSSESHLEFFDGFCLGPSSLYNSLTEYQHMDNFFHFQLPSYASSQSQAIDPGTCLLESLIGLPESDPEPPATFTDNQLLEEAVRG from the exons ATGCTAGCTAGAGCCATGAGCGGTCTACTGAAGAGGAAGTTTGAGGAGGTCTATGATGAGGACCAGTGCtactcctcgtcctcctccctgTCGTCCTCGGCCTACTCTGGGTGGGACTCGGAGGGCGAGAGCTGCTACTCAGACACCCTTGACTCAACACCCAGCAACCCTGGTTCTCCAGACACACATTGCAACA ccaagTCCATCCTGAAGAAGGCTAATCGTGAACGGCTAGTGCGGGGCAACGTGACCTTTGACATGGTGACAGTGTTTGTCTTCCCACGGTGCCAGGGCTTCAGCAGCGTGCCCAGTAGAGGGGGCTGTTCCCTGGGCATGATGCAGCGCCACAGCGCCTTCCGCAGGTACACCCTGGATGAGTACGCTGTGGCGCAACACATCCTCCGCCGGGAGAAACTCCTCGACCGCCTCCGAGAGGAGAAACTGGACGCTCTCAAACAGAAA cTGACTAAGGGAGGCACGGTGGAGTCAGAGGAGGCTGACTGCCTCACCATCGAAGACATCCCAGAGGACGAGATGGACATTAGCAGCTGTAACCTAGACGACGGCTCCTTcctccacccctacccctccaAGAGGAGACATGCCCTGCTGAAGGCTGCGGGGGTgaaggtggagaaggaggagaagaggcagCTGCAGCAGCTCAGAGTGTCCAGGGAGGACTGTGGGTGTGACTGCCAGGGTTTCTGTGAGCCAGAGACCTGCGCCTGCAGCCTGGCAGGCATCAAGTGTCAG ATGGACCACTCGTCATTTCCCTGTGGCTGCACTAAGGATGGCTGCGGTAACCAGGAAGGTCGTAAAGAGTTCAACTCCAGCCGGGTTCAGACCCACTACATCCACACCATCATGAAGCTAGAGCTGGAGAAGAGACTGGAGGAAACGTCTGGACCAGAGGAAGAGGACCCGGGAGAGACCACCTTCTACTTCAGCTCAGAGCTGGCATCGGTCGGGGAGAACAGCTGTAGCAGTGACATGACAGACTCCTCTGCCTCCTCGGGGGGGAGTGAGGACTCAGAGGAAGGGGCGGAGTTAGGCCGGGAGGACGATGTGGATGAAAACGGACTGAGCCGCATCCTCAGCGACAACGACTATAACGTAAACAACTACGTTGTTAATGACAACCGCTGTTGCCCCGAGCAATggctacagcagcagcagcaggcatCGTCCATGACGACAACAACACGGATGTTGGGAGGGTTTAGCACGGCAGACTTCCCAGAGGAGAATGACAATCTAGAGGTGCACACAGACAACCGGGCCATGGCCATATCACTGTTAGATGATAACGCTAACCAAGGCAACGGTCTGTTCCACCACAGCAGCTGCAGAATCTCTAACCCCCCATCTCCCTCAGTAGACTGTCCCAACACCCCATCCCCCTCAGTAGATGGCACCGCTGCCAGCTACATGGACCTCAGCCTGTCCTCCGAGTCTCACCTGGAGTTCTTTGATGGTTTCTGTCTGGGTCCTTCCTCCCTCTACAACTCCCTAACGGAGTACCAACACATGGACAACTTCTTTCACTTCCAGTTGCCTAGTTACGCCAGCAGCCAATCACAGGCCATTGACCCCGGGACCTGCCTCCTGGAGTCACTGATTGGTCTGCCAGAATCTGACCCAGAACCCCCTGCAACGTTCACAGACAATCAGCTGTTGGAAGAAGCTGTCAGGGGTTAA